In the genome of Desulfuromonas sp. DDH964, one region contains:
- a CDS encoding TIGR01458 family HAD-type hydrolase: MQALLFDLDGVIYQAREPIPGAREALAWVREQGIPHLFVTNTTSRPLSWLQQRLRQMEIPASADQILTPARVARRWLARRTDGPIALFVPDRTLEDFAGIPLHPHDQAGGAAAVVIGNCGKAWDFSLLNSAFLHLMAAPAAPLVALGVPRYWQGPEGLRLDAGPFVAALEYATGRKAVVLGKPSADFYQTALEILGTPPERTVMVGDDIRADVDGAQRLGIRGLLVRTGKFLPADLQEGIVPEAVLESIADLPAWWRER, translated from the coding sequence ATGCAAGCGCTCCTTTTCGACCTCGACGGTGTCATCTACCAGGCCCGGGAACCGATTCCCGGGGCCCGGGAAGCCCTCGCCTGGGTCCGCGAGCAGGGAATCCCCCACCTCTTCGTCACCAACACCACCTCCCGCCCCTTAAGCTGGCTGCAGCAGCGGCTGCGGCAGATGGAGATTCCGGCCAGCGCCGACCAGATCCTGACACCGGCTCGGGTCGCCCGCCGCTGGCTCGCCCGCCGTACCGACGGACCGATTGCCCTCTTCGTCCCGGACCGGACCCTGGAGGATTTTGCCGGCATCCCCCTGCACCCCCACGACCAGGCCGGCGGCGCTGCGGCGGTGGTCATCGGCAATTGCGGCAAAGCCTGGGACTTCAGCCTGCTCAACAGCGCTTTTCTTCACCTGATGGCGGCCCCCGCGGCGCCCCTGGTCGCCCTCGGCGTGCCCCGCTACTGGCAGGGGCCGGAAGGGTTGCGCCTCGACGCCGGCCCCTTTGTCGCCGCCCTCGAATACGCTACCGGGCGCAAGGCAGTCGTCCTCGGCAAACCGTCCGCCGACTTCTACCAGACTGCCCTCGAAATTCTCGGCACCCCCCCGGAGCGGACGGTGATGGTCGGCGACGACATCCGCGCCGATGTCGACGGCGCCCAGCGCCTCGGCATCAGGGGCCTGCTGGTTCGCACCGGCAAGTTCCTCCCCGCCGATCTGCAGGAGGGGATCGTCCCCGAGGCCGTCCTCGAGTCGATTGCCGACCTCCCCGCCTGGTGGCGCGAGCGTTGA
- the rlmB gene encoding 23S rRNA (guanosine(2251)-2'-O)-methyltransferase RlmB, with protein MPDLIYGFNPVREALAGERRRPLELTVANGPHSPRLAELLAAASAAGVPIRHRERRDLDRLAGTAHHQGVLLAVEPFPYSDLDDLLAAWQNSGEPAFFLLLDGITDPHNLGAILRSAEGAGCHGVIVPKDRSCPVTAVVDKSSAGALEHLRLCQVTNLARTLDQLKGLGIWCYGLAGEGATPLFGAELDGHLALVVGSEGNGLRPNVRQHCDGLLAIPLQGRVGSLNASVAAGVALFEVVRQREKREG; from the coding sequence ATGCCTGACCTGATCTATGGCTTCAACCCGGTGCGCGAGGCCCTGGCCGGCGAACGCCGCCGCCCCCTGGAGCTGACCGTCGCCAACGGCCCCCATTCGCCGCGCCTGGCCGAGCTGCTCGCTGCCGCCAGCGCCGCCGGGGTGCCGATCCGGCACCGGGAGCGCCGCGATCTCGACCGGCTCGCCGGTACCGCGCACCACCAGGGGGTGCTCCTCGCCGTCGAACCCTTCCCCTACAGCGACCTCGACGACCTGCTCGCCGCCTGGCAAAACAGCGGCGAGCCCGCTTTTTTCCTCCTGCTCGATGGCATCACCGATCCCCATAACCTCGGCGCCATCCTGCGCAGCGCCGAAGGGGCGGGCTGCCATGGTGTCATTGTCCCCAAAGACCGCAGCTGCCCGGTCACCGCCGTGGTCGACAAGAGCTCGGCCGGTGCCCTCGAACATCTCCGCCTCTGCCAGGTGACGAACCTGGCCCGCACCCTCGACCAGCTCAAGGGGCTTGGCATCTGGTGCTACGGCCTGGCCGGCGAGGGGGCGACGCCCCTCTTCGGTGCCGAACTGGACGGTCACCTGGCACTGGTGGTCGGCAGCGAGGGGAACGGCCTGCGTCCCAACGTGCGCCAGCACTGCGATGGGCTGCTGGCGATCCCTCTGCAGGGACGGGTCGGATCGCTGAATGCTTCGGTGGCGGCCGGGGTTGCGCTCTTTGAGGTGGTCAGGCAGCGGGAAAAACGGGAAGGATGA
- a CDS encoding cupin domain-containing protein has translation MYQKAHFNWDELPPLTSPRKQLGLRGVALGLINLPAGEGYTFTHHHREQEEVYMVLAGSGLLWIDGEEVPLAAGDMVRVAAEAQRALKADDDGPLRIICAGAVPAGFPKQPGSRYLIDDGVPDYDDIPPWYAKHEAVAANNRRLKERYLRSLAKRREREDG, from the coding sequence ATGTACCAGAAAGCGCACTTCAACTGGGACGAACTCCCGCCGCTGACCTCACCACGCAAACAACTCGGCCTGCGCGGGGTTGCTCTCGGCCTGATCAACCTGCCGGCCGGAGAGGGCTACACCTTTACCCATCACCACCGGGAGCAGGAAGAGGTCTACATGGTTCTGGCCGGCAGCGGCCTGTTGTGGATCGACGGCGAGGAGGTGCCGCTGGCCGCCGGCGACATGGTCCGGGTCGCCGCGGAGGCGCAGCGGGCCTTGAAAGCTGATGATGACGGCCCGTTGCGGATCATCTGCGCCGGCGCCGTCCCGGCCGGTTTTCCAAAACAGCCGGGCTCCCGTTACCTGATCGACGACGGCGTCCCCGACTACGACGACATCCCCCCCTGGTATGCGAAGCATGAAGCGGTCGCCGCCAACAACCGGCGCCTCAAGGAGCGTTACCTGCGCAGTCTCGCCAAACGACGGGAGCGGGAGGATGGATAG
- the pyrF gene encoding orotidine-5'-phosphate decarboxylase — MRDAARKRLIFALDVDEFAEAERWVKLLHRQVGLFKVGKQLFTRCGPEVVHMVRGEGGDVFLDLKYHDIPNTVAMAGVEAARLGARMINVHALGGREMMARTVAEIDARQPRGTGDRPLLLAVTILTSSTDQTLQEIGIERPVSEMVPRLARLAKDAGMDGVVASPREVPLIRAACGDDFLIVTPGVRPAFAALDDQKRVTTPGEAIAAGADYLVVGRPISAASDPVAAANLILDEIATALGDA, encoded by the coding sequence ATGAGAGATGCTGCCCGCAAACGGTTGATTTTTGCTCTGGACGTCGACGAATTCGCGGAAGCCGAGCGCTGGGTCAAGCTGCTGCACCGTCAGGTCGGCCTCTTCAAGGTCGGCAAGCAGCTCTTTACACGCTGCGGCCCGGAGGTCGTGCACATGGTACGGGGGGAGGGGGGCGATGTCTTCCTCGACCTCAAGTACCACGATATTCCCAACACCGTGGCGATGGCAGGGGTCGAAGCGGCCCGCCTCGGTGCCCGCATGATCAACGTCCACGCCCTCGGTGGCCGGGAGATGATGGCCCGTACCGTCGCCGAAATCGACGCGCGCCAGCCGCGGGGAACTGGCGATCGGCCGCTGCTGCTGGCCGTCACCATTCTCACCTCCTCCACCGACCAGACCCTGCAGGAGATCGGCATCGAACGCCCGGTCAGCGAAATGGTGCCGCGCCTCGCCCGGCTCGCCAAAGATGCCGGGATGGACGGGGTGGTCGCCTCGCCCCGGGAGGTGCCGCTGATCCGCGCCGCCTGCGGTGACGATTTTTTGATTGTCACCCCCGGGGTGCGCCCGGCCTTTGCCGCCCTCGATGACCAGAAGCGGGTGACGACCCCCGGCGAGGCGATCGCGGCCGGCGCCGACTACCTGGTCGTCGGCCGGCCGATCTCGGCCGCCAGCGACCCGGTGGCAGCCGCCAACCTGATCCTCGATGAAATCGCCACGGCGCTGGGCGATGCCTGA
- a CDS encoding proline--tRNA ligase yields the protein MRYSHYLINTLKETPADAEVISHQLMLRTSMIRKAAAGIYSYLPLGLRSLRKVEQIVREELDRAGAIELLMPMVVPAELWQESGRWKQYGKELLRLKDRKEADFCLGPTHEEVITDIVRREIRSYRQLPLNLYQIQTKFRDEIRPRFGLMRGREFVMKDAYSFDLDSAGLDLAYDKMYQAYRRIFTRCGLRFRAVEADTGNIGGTASHEFMVLAESGEDAIVSCDSCEYAANVEKAELRSPTAVAATPGRPLEKVATPARRSIEEVALFLGLETAQLVKTLLVKSDGGEILAVLLRGDRELNTVKLCRLLGCNDLELASEAEVLAVTGAPTGFAGPVGLKLRILADHEVAAMADFVVGANSKDEHLTGVNHGRDFTVESFADLRQAVAGDLCPRCDGRLEAWRGIEVGHVFKLGTKYSQALGATVLDEQGQERVLLMGCYGIGIGRTVAAAIEQNHDEGGIIWPLPIAPFQVLITLLNPNDLPVATAAEELYQQLLAAGVEVLFDDRDERPGSKFKDADLLGIPLRVTVGARGLKEGALELQQRRSGERSMLPLASADSEIAELVRRALYPDA from the coding sequence ATGCGTTACAGTCACTACCTGATCAACACCCTCAAGGAAACCCCGGCCGATGCCGAGGTGATCAGCCATCAGCTGATGCTGCGCACCAGCATGATCCGCAAGGCCGCGGCCGGAATCTACAGCTATCTTCCCCTCGGTCTGCGCTCCCTGCGCAAGGTCGAGCAGATTGTCCGCGAAGAGCTCGACCGGGCCGGGGCGATCGAGCTGCTGATGCCGATGGTGGTCCCCGCCGAACTCTGGCAGGAGTCGGGGCGCTGGAAGCAGTACGGCAAGGAGTTGCTGCGGCTCAAGGATCGCAAGGAGGCCGATTTCTGCCTGGGGCCGACCCACGAGGAAGTGATCACCGACATCGTCCGTCGCGAGATCCGGTCCTATCGCCAGCTCCCCCTCAACCTCTACCAGATCCAGACCAAGTTCCGCGACGAGATCCGCCCCCGCTTCGGCCTGATGCGCGGCCGCGAGTTCGTGATGAAGGACGCCTACTCCTTCGACCTCGACAGCGCCGGTCTCGATCTCGCCTACGACAAGATGTACCAGGCCTACCGGCGGATATTCACCCGCTGCGGGCTCCGCTTCCGCGCCGTGGAGGCCGACACCGGCAATATCGGCGGCACCGCCTCCCACGAATTCATGGTCCTTGCCGAGTCGGGCGAGGACGCCATCGTCTCCTGCGACAGCTGCGAGTATGCGGCCAATGTCGAGAAGGCTGAGTTGCGTTCGCCGACAGCCGTTGCGGCCACCCCCGGACGCCCGCTGGAAAAGGTGGCGACCCCGGCGCGCAGGAGCATCGAGGAGGTCGCCCTCTTCCTCGGACTCGAAACGGCGCAGCTGGTAAAGACCCTGCTGGTGAAGAGTGACGGCGGCGAGATCCTGGCAGTGCTGCTGCGCGGCGACCGGGAGCTCAACACCGTCAAGCTCTGCCGGCTGCTCGGGTGCAACGATCTGGAGTTGGCGAGTGAGGCGGAGGTTCTCGCTGTGACCGGCGCCCCGACCGGCTTTGCCGGCCCGGTCGGCCTCAAGCTGCGCATCCTTGCGGACCACGAGGTCGCCGCGATGGCCGACTTTGTCGTCGGCGCCAATAGCAAGGACGAGCACCTGACCGGGGTCAACCATGGGCGTGACTTTACGGTCGAAAGTTTTGCCGACCTGCGCCAGGCGGTCGCCGGCGACCTCTGTCCACGCTGCGACGGCAGGCTCGAGGCCTGGCGCGGCATCGAGGTCGGCCACGTCTTCAAGCTCGGTACCAAGTATTCCCAGGCTCTCGGGGCCACCGTCCTCGACGAGCAGGGGCAGGAGCGGGTGCTGCTGATGGGCTGTTACGGCATCGGCATCGGGCGCACTGTGGCGGCCGCCATCGAGCAGAACCACGACGAGGGCGGCATCATCTGGCCACTGCCGATCGCCCCCTTCCAGGTCCTGATCACCCTCCTCAACCCCAACGACCTCCCAGTGGCGACGGCGGCGGAGGAGCTCTACCAGCAGCTGCTGGCCGCCGGGGTCGAGGTCCTCTTCGATGATCGCGACGAGCGCCCCGGGAGCAAATTCAAGGATGCCGACCTGCTCGGCATCCCGCTGCGGGTGACGGTCGGTGCCCGCGGTCTGAAGGAGGGGGCCCTGGAGCTGCAGCAGCGCCGCAGCGGCGAGCGCAGCATGCTGCCCCTCGCCAGCGCCGACAGTGAAATTGCCGAGCTGGTGCGCCGGGCCCTGTACCCCGACGCCTGA
- a CDS encoding shikimate kinase, producing MDRANLVMIGMPGAGKSTLGVLLAKRLGLAFIDTDLLIQARDGRRLQEIIAGDGLAAFAALEERVLLDLVTVRPTVIATGGSAVYSAAGMERLRRHGRTIFIDVPCAELEARLGDIDQRGLAIEPGESFSALFRRRHPLYLRYADLQIDGAGKGVETLLAEISKRLQSSLPSRA from the coding sequence ATGGATAGGGCGAACCTGGTGATGATCGGCATGCCCGGCGCCGGCAAGAGCACCCTCGGCGTCCTCCTCGCCAAGCGCCTCGGGCTCGCCTTTATCGATACCGACCTACTGATCCAGGCCCGGGACGGTCGGCGCCTGCAGGAGATCATCGCCGGGGACGGCCTCGCCGCTTTTGCCGCCCTCGAGGAGCGGGTGCTGCTCGACCTGGTGACGGTGCGGCCGACGGTCATCGCCACCGGCGGGTCGGCGGTCTACAGCGCGGCCGGGATGGAGCGCCTGCGCCGCCACGGGCGAACCATTTTCATCGATGTTCCCTGTGCCGAACTGGAGGCGCGCCTCGGCGACATCGACCAGCGCGGCCTGGCGATCGAGCCGGGCGAGAGCTTTTCCGCCCTCTTCCGGCGCCGCCACCCCCTCTACCTGCGTTACGCCGATCTGCAGATCGATGGCGCCGGCAAGGGGGTCGAAACGCTGCTGGCGGAAATCAGCAAGCGCCTGCAATCGTCCCTTCCCAGCCGGGCCTGA
- a CDS encoding AAA family ATPase encodes MSEILTLAGFCRLVAAGTPLLHICGPSEERCEALLQRASRQAIKGLPELRVWSCSDGFSGVAGSEEPLAGVRWAIEQEGPGLFLFKDLEYFWDDPKIQRLLKDFAHGRRLSGKSLVFFSGRPSVPDGLEREVTLLEQRLPDREELQAWLEAHRERDPLLGRLLAEAGDPTPLLLAAQGLEVRDLEQALRLGRVSKGAGLADLVAALHRAKHQVIARTGIMEAVDNDLNPDQVGGMDALKGWMDKRERAFGLAGLTAGTNLPKGVLLMGISGCGKSLFVKAIAARWHLPLLRLDMATVYAGTFGSPETSLRRACLIAESLAPCVLWIDEIEAGISSQGFKAEGGAASRVLGYFLTWMQEKSAPVFVAATANAIEMLPAELLRKGRFDEIFYLALPGLGEREEIFTIHLRRRELDPAAYQVGMLAHGSKGFSGAEIEQAVASACFEALARQRPPTQQDIMEAIGRTVPLSVTMAEQIKKIEAWAFKRAVPASKSAER; translated from the coding sequence ATGTCCGAAATCCTGACCCTCGCCGGGTTCTGCCGTCTGGTCGCCGCCGGCACTCCGCTCCTGCACATCTGCGGCCCGAGTGAGGAACGCTGCGAGGCGCTGCTGCAGCGGGCCTCGCGCCAGGCGATCAAGGGGCTGCCGGAACTGCGCGTCTGGAGTTGCAGCGACGGGTTCAGCGGCGTCGCCGGCAGTGAAGAGCCGCTGGCCGGGGTGCGCTGGGCGATCGAGCAGGAAGGCCCCGGCCTCTTCCTTTTCAAGGACCTCGAATATTTCTGGGACGACCCGAAGATCCAGCGGCTGCTCAAGGACTTTGCCCATGGCCGGCGTCTTTCCGGGAAAAGCCTGGTCTTCTTCTCCGGTCGCCCGAGCGTCCCTGACGGGCTGGAGCGGGAGGTAACGCTGCTGGAACAACGCCTTCCCGACCGGGAGGAGCTGCAGGCCTGGCTCGAAGCCCACCGGGAACGGGATCCCCTGCTCGGCCGGCTTCTGGCCGAGGCCGGGGACCCTACGCCCCTGTTGCTGGCGGCCCAGGGGCTGGAAGTGCGCGACCTGGAGCAGGCGCTGCGCCTGGGCCGGGTCAGCAAGGGCGCCGGACTCGCCGATCTGGTCGCCGCCCTGCACCGCGCCAAGCACCAGGTCATCGCCCGCACCGGGATCATGGAGGCGGTCGACAACGACCTCAATCCGGACCAGGTCGGCGGCATGGATGCCCTCAAGGGGTGGATGGACAAGCGCGAGCGGGCTTTTGGTCTCGCCGGCCTGACCGCGGGGACGAACCTGCCCAAAGGGGTGTTGCTGATGGGAATCAGCGGCTGCGGCAAGAGCCTTTTCGTCAAGGCGATCGCGGCACGCTGGCACCTGCCGCTGCTGCGTCTCGACATGGCGACGGTCTATGCCGGCACCTTCGGCTCGCCGGAAACGAGTCTGCGCCGGGCCTGCCTGATTGCCGAAAGCCTCGCTCCCTGCGTCCTCTGGATCGACGAGATCGAGGCCGGCATCTCGAGCCAGGGCTTCAAGGCGGAAGGGGGGGCCGCCTCGCGGGTACTCGGCTATTTTCTGACCTGGATGCAGGAGAAGAGCGCCCCGGTCTTCGTCGCGGCCACCGCCAACGCCATCGAAATGCTACCGGCGGAATTGCTGCGCAAGGGACGTTTCGACGAGATCTTCTACCTCGCCCTCCCCGGCCTCGGCGAGCGGGAGGAGATTTTCACCATCCACCTGCGCCGTCGCGAGCTCGACCCGGCCGCCTACCAGGTCGGCATGCTCGCCCACGGCAGCAAGGGGTTTTCCGGTGCCGAAATCGAACAGGCCGTCGCCAGCGCCTGCTTCGAAGCGCTGGCCCGGCAGCGGCCGCCGACCCAGCAGGACATCATGGAGGCGATCGGCCGCACCGTCCCGCTGTCGGTGACGATGGCTGAACAGATCAAGAAGATCGAGGCCTGGGCCTTCAAGCGTGCCGTCCCCGCCAGCAAGAGCGCGGAACGCTGA
- a CDS encoding DUF4388 domain-containing protein codes for MSKLTIDSQGRLALPAPVVRAFAGRPLRQISASDRHLLLGVNDGDGELSLTGALGEFSVVDLLSFFNMFRKTGVLRFTLAGGSRDLYFHNGEIVFATSTFPEEEIGEILCDLGKLSREVLAKARQFTAAGKGGLGRLLVDKGAVSAQDLWLATRQQVETIVYHLFNFHQGAFTFIAKDLVEDEILRLSMSTQNLIMEGLRRIDERELFLRRIGSLDLVVVPVGEGQLALAPAEKRLLGLISAQPQDVRQLLRRSGLGEFDTLRMVYQLLERGAIRLEDVPPAEISGDLGEMLSICNAALVALFRRVNAVNPGFNEELRLFLRDLPQPFSYVFRDVPLRQDGSVDGSRILANLAGLEEGDKLKLLADALNELIFMACMGARRDLKDAEAAALIQRVQDVSGRIKNLVGRIG; via the coding sequence ATGAGCAAGCTCACCATCGACAGCCAGGGGCGCCTGGCGTTGCCGGCCCCGGTCGTGCGCGCCTTTGCCGGTCGTCCGCTGCGGCAGATCTCCGCCAGCGACCGTCACCTGCTGCTCGGGGTAAACGATGGCGACGGCGAGCTCTCCCTGACCGGCGCTCTCGGTGAATTCTCCGTGGTGGATCTCCTCTCCTTCTTCAACATGTTCCGCAAGACCGGGGTGCTCCGGTTCACCCTGGCGGGGGGGAGCCGGGACCTTTACTTTCACAACGGCGAGATCGTCTTCGCCACCAGCACCTTTCCCGAGGAGGAGATCGGCGAGATCCTCTGCGATCTCGGCAAGCTCAGCCGCGAGGTCCTGGCGAAGGCGCGGCAGTTCACCGCCGCCGGCAAGGGCGGTCTCGGCCGGCTGCTGGTCGACAAGGGGGCGGTCAGCGCCCAGGACCTCTGGCTCGCCACCCGGCAGCAGGTCGAAACGATCGTCTACCACCTCTTTAACTTCCACCAGGGCGCCTTTACCTTTATTGCCAAGGACCTGGTCGAGGACGAGATCCTGCGGCTGTCGATGAGCACCCAGAACCTGATCATGGAAGGGCTGCGGCGGATCGACGAGCGGGAACTCTTCCTCCGCCGCATCGGCTCCCTCGACCTGGTGGTGGTGCCGGTCGGCGAGGGACAGCTCGCCCTCGCTCCGGCGGAGAAGCGGCTGCTCGGCCTGATTTCGGCGCAGCCGCAGGATGTGCGGCAGTTGCTGCGGCGCAGTGGCCTCGGCGAGTTCGATACCCTGCGCATGGTTTACCAGCTGCTGGAACGAGGCGCGATCCGCCTCGAAGATGTTCCGCCGGCCGAAATCTCCGGCGACCTCGGCGAGATGCTCTCGATCTGCAATGCCGCCCTGGTCGCCCTCTTCCGCCGGGTGAATGCTGTCAATCCCGGGTTCAACGAAGAGCTGCGCCTCTTTCTGCGCGATTTGCCGCAACCCTTTTCCTACGTCTTTCGCGATGTCCCGCTACGCCAGGACGGCTCCGTCGATGGCAGCCGGATCCTCGCCAACCTCGCCGGGCTCGAGGAGGGGGATAAGCTCAAGCTCCTCGCCGATGCCCTCAACGAACTGATTTTCATGGCCTGCATGGGGGCCCGCCGTGATCTCAAGGATGCCGAGGCCGCCGCGCTGATCCAGCGGGTGCAGGATGTCAGCGGCCGGATCAAGAACCTGGTAGGGAGGATAGGATGA